A section of the Oenanthe melanoleuca isolate GR-GAL-2019-014 chromosome 6, OMel1.0, whole genome shotgun sequence genome encodes:
- the OAT gene encoding ornithine aminotransferase, mitochondrial, with product MLSKLSRSQSLAVLCRGLHSSLSSATSVAPKKTVQGSLSSDLIFEREAKYGAHNYHPLPVALERGKGVYVWDVEGRKYFDFLSAYSAVNQGHCHPKIVDALKAQSEKLTLTSRAFYNDVLGEYEELVTKMFNYNKVLPMNTGVEAGETACKLARKWAYTVKGIPKYKAKIIFAAGNFWGRTMSAISSSTDPSSYDGFGPFMPGFELIPYNDLPALERALQDPNVAAFMVEPIQGEAGVIVPDKGYLTGVRDLCTKHNVLFIADEIQTGLARTGKMLAVDHENVRPDIILLGKALSGGLYPVSAVLCDDEIMLTIKPGEHGSTYGGNPLACRVAMAALEVIEEENLAKNAEIMGNLLRSELMKTPSNIVTAVRGKGLLNAIVIRETKDYDAWKVCLRLRDNGLLAKPTHGDIIRLAPPLVIKEDEIRESIEIIHKTILSF from the exons ATGCTTTCCAAGCTAAGCCGCTCCCAAAGCCTTGCTGTTCTCTGCCGGGGTCTTCAttcctccctgagctctgccaccTCAGTGGCTCCCAAAAAAACCGTTCAGGGATCTCTCTCCTCTGATTTAATCTTTGAACGTGAGGCAAAATATGGTGCCCACAACTATCACCCACTGCCTGTTGCtctggaaagaggaaaag GTGTTTACGTGTGGGATGTTGAAGGCAGAAAGTATTTTGACTTTCTGAGTGCTTACAGTGCAGTCAACCAAGGCCACTGTCACCCAAAGATTGTGGATGCTCTGAAAGCCCAGTCTGAAAAACTGACCCTGACATCCAGGGCATTCTACAACGATGTCCTTGGGGAATATGAGGAGCTGGTCACCAAAATGTTCAATTATAACAAAGTTCTTCCAATGAACACag GAGTGGAAGCTGGAGAAACTGCCTGCAAACTGGCTCGGAAATGGGCCTACACTGTGAAAGGAATTCCAAAGTACAAAGCTAAAATCATTTTTGCAG ctggcAACTTCTGGGGCAGGACAATGTCTGCCATCTCCAGTTCCACTGACCCATCCAGCTATGATGGCTTTGGACCCTTCATGCCAGGATTTGAACTGATCCCATACAATGATCTACCAGCTCTTGAG AGGGCCCTTCAAGACCCCAACGTGGCAGCTTTCATGGTGGAGCCAATTCAAGGGGAAGCAGGTGTGATTGTTCCTGACAAGGGCTACCTCACAGGAGTGAGGGACCTCTGCACAAAGCACAAT GTTCTGTTTATTGCTGATGAAATACAGACTGGTTTAgccagaacaggaaaaatgctGGCTGTTGACCATGAAAATGTGAGACCTGATATAATTCTTCTTGGAAAGGCCCTTTCTGGTGGCTTATACCCT gtctcagcagtgctgtgtgatgaTGAAATTATGCTGACCATTAAACCTGGTGAACATGGATCCACATATGGAGGAAATCCATTAGCTTGTCGTGTGGCCATGGCAGCACTGGAG GTAATTGAAGAGGAAAATCTggcaaaaaatgcagaaataatggGTAATCTGCTAAGAAGTGAGCTCATGAAGACTCCATCTAATATTGTAACTGCTGTAAGAGGAAAAGGGCTCTTAAATGCAATCGTAATTCGGGAAACCAAAG ACTACGATGCCTGGAAGGTGTGCCTGCGGCTCCGCGACAACGGGCTGCTGGCCAAGCCCACGCACGGTGACATCATCCGCCTGGCGCCGCCCCTCGTCATCAAGGAGGATGAGATCAGAGAGTCCATCGAAATCATCCACAAGACCATCCTGTCCTTCTGA
- the NKX1-2 gene encoding NK1 transcription factor-related protein 2, which yields MAAPPPRTGCREMESGRGEMESGPRSAPARSGSERNGTERLLAIPTACQELGKEGGARCAPAEPARRGGGAGAECQWLRCPLLCPHPAGPSASPPTLLPGAHCAPPAPSVRLGSGPAPRPALRSAGPRREPAALREARSGGGMPECPDRGAKAAPIHHKISFSILDILDPQKFSRRREPASGSWGSAPSSGEREKSLGRVEVGKDAAAPGSGRNKLEAHGRNALEFLRPALAGRAGGGAGTRDALPARGPAGAREGKSSRYPCPAPGVRSILCRPSRRARIRAHIGARYRPIPAPGGSRLLPRHRTRFFPQQGRPPGAPFPGAAAVGCPGPRDGRLDAHTPAESGAEDGGQERDEEEPSGDGAGTGSPPGPEEPGSPRSARRRRAEPGCGKPRRARTAFTYEQLVALENKFRATRYLSVCERLSLALSLSLTETQVKIWFQNRRTKWKKQHPGADGAAPAASPAATGGGSPSPPGPAALPFQTFPSYAANNVLLPPAAPFPLGAGPFAPFLGPAYLGPFYAPHL from the exons AgcttgggaaggagggaggcGCCCGCTGCGCCCCCGCGGAGCCAgcgcggcggggagggggcgcgggggcGGAGTGCCAATGGCTGCGCTGccccctcctctgcccccacCCCGCCGGCCCCTCCGCCTCCCCGCCGACCCTCCTCCCCGGCGCTCACTGCGCGCCGCCAGCGCCGAGCGTGCGGCTCGGGagcggccccgctccgcgcccggcGCTGCGCTCCGCCGGCCCGCGCCgggagccagcagctctccGGGAAGCGCGGAGCGGGGGTGGCATGCCGGAATGCCCGGACCGCGGGGCCAAGGCGGCCCCCATCCATCATAAAATCTCCTTCTCCATCTTAGACATCCTGGATCCCCAGAAATTCAGCAGAAGACGCGAACCGGCCTCGGGGAGCTGGGGCAGCGCCCCCAGCTCGGGCGAGCGGGAGAAAAGTTTGGGAAGAGTTGAAGTAGGAAAGGACGCTGCTGCTCCCGGCAGCGGGAGGAATAAACTAGAGGCACATGGTAGGAACGCGCTCGAGTTTCTCCGGCCGGCGCTGGCGGGGCGCGCAGGTGGAGGCGCCGGCACACGGGACGCGCTCCCCGCGCGGGGTCCCGCAGGAGCGAGGGAAG GGAAAAGTTCTCGATATCCCTGCCCGGCTCCCGGCGTGCGGAGCATCCTCTGCCGCCCGAGCAGGAGGGCGCGCATCAGGGCGCACATCGGGGCGCGCTACCGCCCCATCCCGGCGCCGGGCGGGTCGCGGCTCTTACCGAGGCACCGCACGCGTTTCTTCCCCCAGCAAGGGCGGCCCCCGGGCGCTCCGTTCCCCGGGGCGGCAGCGGTCGGATGCCCTGGCCCGCGGGACGGCCGGCTGG ATGCGCACACCCCGGCGGAGAGCGGCGCTGAGGACGGGGGACAGGAGCGCGACGAGGAGGAGCCGAGCGGGGACGGGGCCGGGACAGGGAGCCCGCCGGGGCCGGAGGAGCCGGGCTCGCCACGGAGCGCCCGGCGGCGGCGAGCAGAGCCGGGCTGCGGGAAGCCGCGGCGGGCGCGCACCGCCTTCACCTACGAGCAGCTGGTGGCCCTGGAGAACAAGTTCCGAGCCACGCGGTACCTGTCGGTCTGCGAGCGCCTCAGCCTGGCGCTGTCCCTCAGCCTCACCGAGACGCAGGTGAAGATCTGGTTCCAGAACCGCCGCACCAAGTGGAAGAAGCAGCACCCGGGCGCCGACGGGGCGGCCCCCGCAGCATCCCCGGCGGCGACGGGAGGCGGCAGCCCCagcccgccgggccccgccgctcTGCCCTTCCAGACTTTCCCTTCCTACGCCGCCAACAACGTGCTGCTGCCGCCGGCCGCCCCCTTCCCGCTGGGCGCCGGCCCCTTCGCGCCCTTCCTGGGCCCCGCGTACCTCGGCCCCTTCTACGCCCCGCACCTCTGA